Proteins encoded by one window of Anopheles maculipalpis chromosome 2RL, idAnoMacuDA_375_x, whole genome shotgun sequence:
- the LOC126568407 gene encoding peroxisome biogenesis factor 2: MGTANQSSGKMKTNFVPRVNQLDSIQLDNEITNLLRQQIQNILQVLPPGLLSHLQPEINFVLNSALWNFSIRTSYATFGQQMLSIAYEKDQLTPEKLAFHYFLTTVLPYAKENCQYRLIGWSRVQQLVQLAENALVLFNLVNFFKFLRSGTRPSLVDCLLRINHRSLDGAKRRNIGYSYMTRELVWAGFMELLGFTIPFVNYHALKRKIRNLLRLEATHRQDERVELNAETKCAYCNERVILPHHMGCRHVFCYLCLKGNQLADAGFQCNVCDYRSDTFKKVLVL, encoded by the exons ATGGGGACCGCAAACCAAAGCTCGggaaagatgaaaacaaactTTGTGCCACGGGTGAATCAG CTCGACTCCATACAACTCGACAATGAGATAACAAACCTTCTGCGACAGCAGATACAGAACATTCTACAGGTTCTACCG CCTGGTTTGCTGAGTCACCTGCAGCCAGAGATAAACTTTGTGTTAAATTCCGCACTATGGAACTTTTCAATACGTACCTCGTACGCCACCTTTGGCCAACAGATGCTTTCAATAGCGTACGAAAAGGATCAGCTGACGCCGGAAAAGTTAGCCTTTCATTACTTTTTAACAACCGTTTTACCATACGCCAAAGAAAATTGCCAGTACCGTCTGATAGGATGGTCACGGGTTCAGCAGCTGGTACAGCTAGCCGAGAATGCGCTGGTACTGTTTAATCTGGTAAACTTCTTCAAGTTTCTTCGTTCGGGCACTAGACCTTCGCTAGTGGACTGTCTGCTGCGTATCAACCATCGGTCGCTGGATGGAGCCAAACGACGGAACATCGGTTACTCGTACATGACGCGTGAGTTGGTGTGGGCCGGCTTTATGGAGTTGCTCGGATTTACCATCCCTTTCGTAAATTACCATGCGTTGAAGCGAAAGATAAGGAATTTGTTGCGACTCGAAGCGACTCATCGGCAGGACGAACGGGTGGAACTGAATGCGGAGACAAAATGTGCGTACTGCAATGAGCGGGTCATACTGCCACACCATATGGGATGTAGGCACGTGTTTTGTTACCTCTGTCTGAAAGGTAACCAGCTGGCTGATGCGGGATTccagtgcaatgtgtgtgaTTATCGGAGTGATACGTTCAAGAAGGTGCTAGTGTTGTAA
- the LOC126568499 gene encoding DNA replication complex GINS protein PSF1-like translates to MSSDKGFELIREFERSTDPIPAFNDDGVRSVLEDISKIYQENYAHAITFNETGDRKFLPLVMYRHNLIKRQKRCVLAYLANRLHRLKRLRWHVGPILPPEIKACINEPESVWFNKYSRILAEYMASIHDGYGLNLTNDIKPPKSLYIEVRCLTDYGKFELENGEIILLKKNSQHYLPKFQCEQLIRQGILQHIT, encoded by the exons ATGTCGTCCGATAAAGGATTTGAGCTAATAAGAGAGTTTGAACGTTCGACCGATCCTATACCAGCGTTTAAT GACGATGGCGTACGATCGGTACTTGAGGACATTTCAAAGATATACCAGGAAAACTATGCACACGC CATCACGTTCAACGAGACCGGAGATCGTAAATTTCTGCCCCTCGTTATGTATCGTCACAATTTGATAAAACGCCAGAAACGATGTGTGCTCGCCTACCTGGCAAATCGTTTACATCGTCTTAAACGGCTCCGATGGCACGTAGGTCCAATTTTACCGCCAGAAATCAAAGCTTGCATCAACGAGCCAGAATCGGTGTGGTTTAATAAATACTCCAGAATACTGGCCGAATATATGGCCTCCATCCATGACGGGTATGGGCTGAACCTGACGAACGACATTAAACCACCGAAATCACTGTACATCGAGGTCCGCTGCCTGACCGATTACGGGAAGTTTGAGCTGGAGAATGGGGAGATAATACTGCTAAAGAAGAACAGCCAACACTATCTACCAAAGTTTCAGTGCGAACAGCTGATTCGACAAGGAATTCTGCAACACATTACGTAG
- the LOC126568640 gene encoding protein transport protein Sec61 subunit gamma, whose product MDQLTKFYEPGRSFAKDSIRLIKRCTKPDRREFQKIAIATAIGFCIMGFIGFFVKLIHIPINNIIVGS is encoded by the coding sequence ATGGATCAATTGACGAAATTCTACGAACCCGGTCGCTCGTTCGCCAAGGACTCGATCCGACTGATCAAGCGCTGCACCAAACCGGACCGCCGGGAGTTCCAGAAGATTGCCATCGCCACTGCTATCGGATTCTGCATTATGGGATTCATCGGTTTCTTCGTGAAACTGATACACATCCCGATCAACAACATCATCGTCGGATCATAA
- the LOC126567935 gene encoding calpain-7-like, which yields MTSEGEIRSILGRALDADEAGKKDEAIDLYGQAVEKILRLEDREKREKLNKFAKQALDRAEELKGIKYTGQVVQPKQQQQPSVSHSPTNLQPVKNSSGLASPSRAGPTLEISGNRHAYTNEEKKVLEHTSHINAKVYVPFMDIDLLEKFHFPMPFTDKDGMLELAPKQKRDFVGWTRVSELSETPQLIVGDHADFYSIRQTVVSDCSFVASLAVASQFEKKFKRRILTSIIYPRNSKDEPIYNPSGKYTVRMHVNGIPRKVVIDDYLPLGRYNQLLCSYSSNKNEFWVSLLEKAYMKLMGGYDFPGSNSNIDLHALTGWIPERALVKSTEPDFNADAVFNRLQEGLAMGRCLVTVATGELTDAEAERTGLVSTHAYAVLDMREVDGVKLLQLKNPWSHLRWRGNYSELDAVHWTPELQRTLGYDPKMAATYDNGVFWIDYRSIMNFFDVFYLNWDPALFQYTYCIHQSWSAGVGPTKDAYNVGDNPQFSLTVPAGRGSVWILLTRHITSIEDFRENHEYITVLVYNSNGKRVYYPTDPPPYIDGVRINSPHYLCKIRLDPAAERRYTLVVSQYEKTATIYYSLRAYSRTKFELKQLGPRYTTVENLNGEWKGKTAGGCLNHPLTYKNNPLYRLHIGPADTSELVIELRGPKVYQVGLDLTVVSLSDETVTAPFVSQKTGVYRSGFCVLDLQGIPAGVYQVRPSTYQPEQESPFFLKVKSTTNVVIEKVN from the exons ATGACTAGTGAAGGGGAAATTCGTTCCATCCTTGGCCGTGCGCTGGATGCCGATGAGGCGGGCAAAAAGGATGAAGCGATCGATCTGTATGGACAGGCGGTGGAAAAGATCCTTCGGCTGGAGGATCGCGAGAAGCGGGAGAAGTTGAACAAGTTCGCCAAACAGGCACTGGACCGGGCGGAGGAGCTGAAGGGCATCAAATACACGGGACAGGTTGTTCAAcccaaacaacagcagcagccgtcCGTGAGTCATTCACCAACAAACTTACAGCCAGTGAAAAATAGTAGCGGATTAG CCAGTCCATCACGCGCGGGACCCACGCTGGAGATCAGTGGCAACCGGCATGCCTACacaaacgaggaaaaaaaagtactcGAGCACACGTCGCACATTAACGCGAAAGTGTACGTCCCCTTTATGGATATCGATCTGCTGGAAAAGTTCCACTTCCCGATGCCCTTCACCGATAAGGACGGCATGCTGGAGCTGGCCCCGAAACAAAAGCGTGACTTTGTGGGTTGGACACGCGTTAGTGAGCTGAGCGAGACGCCGCAGCTGATTGTCGGTGACCATGCGGACTTTTACAGCATCCGGCAGACGGTCGTATCGGACTGCAGCTTTGTGGCGTCGCTTGCCGTTGCGTCACAgtttgaaaagaaatttaaacgcCGAATACTTACCTCCATCATCTATCCGCGCAACAGCAAGGATGAGCCGATTTACAACCCGAGCGGCAAGTACACGGTACGCATGCACGTGAATGGAATACCGCGGAAGGTGGTGATTGATGATTATCTGCCGTTGGGTCGGTACAATCAGCTGCTCTGTTCGTATTCGAGCAATAAGAACGAGTTTTGGGTGTCGTTGCTGGAGAAGGCGTACATGAAGCTGATGGGAGGGTATGACTTCCCAGGCTCGAACAGT AATATTGATCTGCACGCACTGACGGGTTGGATACCGGAACGAGCGTTGGTCAAATCAACCGAACCCGATTTTAATGCCGACGCTGTATTTAATCGACTGCAGGAAGGGCTTGCTATGGGTCGTTGCTTGGTAACTGTCGCTACCGGTGAGCTGACAGACGCGGAAGCCGAACGTACCGGGCTCGTTTCTACGCACGCTTACGCCGTGCTGGATATGCGTGAGGTGGATGGTGTgaagctgctgcagctgaagAATCCTTGGTCACATCTGCGCTGGCGTGGCAACTATTCCGAGCTGGATGCGGTCCACTGGACGCCGGAACTACAGCGAACGCTTGGATACGATCCAAAAATGGCGGCCACGTACGATAATGGCGTGTTTTGGATCGATTATCGCTCGATTATGAACTTTTTCGATGTGTTTTACCTCAACTGGGATCCGGCACTGTTCCAGTACACCTACTGCATCCACCAGTCGTGGAGTGCGGGTGTCGGCCCAACCAAGGACGCTTACAATGTGGGCGATAATCCTCAGTTTAGCCTAACGGTACCGGCAGGCCGGGGATCGGTATGGATACTGCTAACTCGGCACATCACCAGCATTGAAGACTTTCGCGAAAATCACGAATACATTACGGTGCTGGTGTACAACAGCAACGGTAAGCGTGTGTATTATCCAACCGATCCACCACCGTACATTGATGGAGTGCGCATCAACAGTCCACACTATCTGTGCAAGATCCGGCTCGATCCGGCTGCCGAACGGCGGTACACGCTGGTGGTGTCCCAGTATGAAAAAACGGCCACCATCTACTACTCGCTGCGGGCGTACAGTCGTACGAAGTTTGAGCTGAAACAGCTCGGTCCGCGGTACACGACGGTGGAAAAT CTAAACGGTGAATGGAAGGGCAAAACAGCGGGCGGTTGCCTCAATCATCCGCTGACGTACAAAAACAATCCACTCTACCGGTTGCACATCGGGCCGGCCGATACGAGCGAGCTGGTGATCGAGCTGCGCGGTCCGAAGGTGTATCAGGTGGGATTGGATCTGACGGTCGTTTCCCTGTCGGATGAAACCGTCACCGCACCGTTTGTGTCGCAAAAAACTGGCGTCTATCGGTCCGGGTTCTGTGTGCTCGATCTGCAAGGCATACCGGCCGGTGTGTATCAGGTGCGGCCGTCCACTTATCAGCCGGAGCAGGAATCGCCGTTCTTTTTGAAGGTGAAGTCAACGACGAACGTGGTGATAGAGAAGgttaattga
- the LOC126567865 gene encoding mitogen-activated protein kinase kinase kinase kinase 5 — protein MSNPTPILSSAISRRNPKDEYELIHKIGSGTYGDVYKAKKLQSNELAAIKVIKLEQGDDIQIIQQEILMMRDCRHSNIISYYGSYMRHDKLWICMEYCGGGSLQDIYQVTGPLTELQIAYMCRETLRGLSYLHSMGKIHRDIKGANILLTERGDVKLADFGVSAQITATINKRRSFIGTPYWMAPEVAAVERKGGYNHLCDIWACGITAIELAELQPPMFDLHPMRALFLMSKSGFKPPTLKEKERWSTNFHSFLKVALTKNPKKRPTAERLLQHAFFQSDMSIRLPQELLQKYQSPHASYYYADTEEEGAIANGPQRITSRMHSSNSVYHCKPLENERSSSPETLPSDMSLLHYIDEELKIRRTLPLHDNSLLACANDDLPSGGSNGQQQHRTGNGSGGAVGGSNHHHLHRHLLDDEEDSLIASDSSYSMTVGGLSTGSEYDNNGRDDSTLSYDAMDQLTAKLEQLNAQNGATAMNESQDHGNSSSGGSKRHSMDQLNELFKGIDKSSRQRSLSDGDGNSEGASESQPDLLNNTPPIPPKRHHRTRRHTPPRPVSNGLPPTPKVHMGACFSKVFNDCPLHIHCTASWIHPETRDQHLLIGAEEGIFNLNLNELHDAAIEQLYPRRTIWLYVIKDILMSLSGKTTQLYRHDLLALHSKQTHRFSMHMKKIPEKLVPRKFALTTKVPDTKGCMQCCVTRNPYNGYKYLCGSMASGIFLMQWYDPLNKFMLLKQCEWPSGNIQYYGANSNVFEMIITPELEYPIVCVNVRKGPNESLKLDLINTNSTPSWFNTTVEEMDGMATVINRRDTLRPIKVHQIEKDAILVCYDRFVQIVDIQGFPKQSRKLISRVEFSFVIESIVCLTDSVLAFHKYGMQGRSLRNGEITQEITDTSRIYELIGSDNKVVMLQSRTIRADSGEGTSDVGHDLYILAGHEASY, from the exons ATGTCGAATCCAACCCCCATACTGAGTTCGGCCATCTCCCGCCGCAATCCAAAGGACGAGTACGAGCTGATCCACAAGATCGGTTCCGGGACGTACGGCGATGTGTACAAG GCCAAGAAGCTGCAGTCGAACGAGCTCGCTGCGATCAAAGTCATCAAGCTCGAGCAGGGCGATGACATCCAGATCATCCAGCAGGAGATACTGATGATGCGCGACTGCCGGCACTCGAACATCATCTCGTACTATGGCTCGTACATGCGCCACGACAAGCTCTGGATCTGCATGGAGTACTGCGGCGGGGGAAGTCTACAGGACATCTACCAGGTGACCGGACCGCTGACCGAGCTGCAGATCGCGTACATGTGCAGGGAAACGCTCCGTGGGCTGTCCTATCTGCACTCGATGGGCAAGATCCACCGCGATATCAAGGGCGCCAACATTCTGCTCACCGAGCGGGGTGATGTGAAGTTGGCCGATTTTGGCGTAAGCGCTCAGATCACGGCCACCATTAACAAGCGTCGGAGTTTCATCG GTACACCGTACTGGATGGCACCGGAGGTGGCGGCCGTCGAGCGGAAAGGTGGCTATAATCATCTGTGCGATATATGGGCCTGTGGTATCACAGCAATCG AGCTGGCCGAACTGCAGCCTCCGATGTTTGATCTGCACCCGATGCGGGCACTCTTCCTGATGTCCAAGAGCGGTTTCAAGCCACCGACACTGAAGGAGAAGGAACGTTGGAGTACCAATTTTCATTCCTTCCTAAAGGTGGCGCTCACGAAAAATCCCAAAAAGCGACCGACTGCAGAACGGTTGCTGCAGCATGCCTTCTTCCAGTCGGACATGTCCATCCGGTTGCCCCAGGAGTTGCTGCAAAAGTATCAAAGCCCGCACGCGAGCTACTACTATGCGGATACAGAGGAAGAAGGA GCCATCGCAAATGGACCACAAAGAATTACGAGTAGAATGCATTCCTCCAATTCTGTTTACCATTGCA AACCGTTGGAAAACGAACGTTCATCTAGTCCAGAAACACTACCGAGTGATAT gagTCTATTGCATTATATAGACGAGGAGTTGAAGATAAG GCGTACGCTACCCCTGCACGATAATTCTCTGCTGGCGTGTGCGAACGATGACTTGCCCAGCGGTGGCAGCaatgggcagcagcagcatcgtacAGGGAATGGGTCCGGTGGTGCGGTCGGCGGTAGCAATCATCACCATCTACACCGCCATCTGCTCGACGATGAGGAGGACAGTTTGATTGCGTCGGACAGCAGCTACAGCATGACGGTTGGTGGACTATCGACGGGATCCGAGTATGACAATAATGGTCGCGATGATTCGACGCTCAGCTACGATGCAATGGATCAACTGACCGCCAAACTGGAGCAGCTGAATGCG caaAACGGAGCTACCGCCATGAACGAATCACAAGACCATGGGaacagtagtagtggtggcaGCAAGCGGCATTCGATGGATCAGCTGAATGAGCTGTTCAAGGGCATCGATAAGTCTTCCAGGCAGCGTAGTTTAAGTGACGGTGACGGTAACAGCGAAGGAG CGTCCGAATCGCAACCGGATCTGCTGAACAATACGCCACCCATTCCCCCGAAGCGACATCATCGTACCCGCCGTCATACGCCACCACGTCCCGTCTCCAATGGGTTACCGCCAACGCCGAAAGTGCATATGGGCGCctgcttctcgaaggtgttcaACGATTGTCCGCTGCACATCCACTGTACCGCCTCTTGGATACATCCGGAAACGCGCGATCAGCATTTGCTGATCGGTGCGGAGGAAGGCATCTTCAATCTAAATCTGAACGAGCTGCATGACGCAGCGATCGAGCAGCTGTACCCGCGCCGTACGATTTGGCTGTACGTGATCAAGGACATCCTGATGTCGCTGTCCGGCAAGACGACCCAGCTGTACCGGCACGACCTGCTGGCGTTACATTCCAAGCAGACGCACCGCTTTTCGATGCACATGAAAAAGATCCCGGAAAAGCTGGTACCGCGCAAGTTTGCGCTCACGACAAAGGTGCCGGATACGAAGGGCTGCATGCAGTGTTGCGTGACGCGCAACCCGTACAATGGGTACAAGTATCTGTGCGGTTCGATGGCCAGTGGGATCTTTCTGATGCAATG GTACGATCCGTTGAACAAATTTATGCTACTGAAGCAGTGCGAATGGCCATCCGGTAATATCCAGTACTACGGTGCAAACTCGAACGTGTTCGAAATGATCATCACGCCCGAGCTGGAATATCCGATCGTGTGTGTAAATGTGCGGAAAGGCCCGAACGAGTCGCTGAAGTTAGATTTGATCAATACCAATAGCA CTCCCAGCTGGTTTAATACTACCGTCGAAGAGATGGATGGTATGGCAACGGTCATTAATAGACGGGATACACTTCGACCAATAAAAGTGCATCAG ATTGAGAAGGATGCGATATTAGTGTGTTACGATCGGTTCGTACAAATCGTTGACATTCAGGGTTTCCCAAAGCAGAGCCGCAAGCTCATATCGCGCGTGGAATTTAGTTTTGTAATCGAAAGCATAG TCTGTTTAACTGATAGTGTATTAGCGTTTCACAAATACGGTATGCAGGGTCGCTCGCTGAGGAACGGTGAAATTACGCAGGAAATTACCGATACGAGCCGCATCTACGAGCTTATCGGCAGCGACAA CAAAGTGGTAATGCTGCAAAGCCGCACGATCCGGGCGGACAGTGGCGAAGGGACGAGTGACGTTGGGCACGATCTGTACATATTGGCAGGCCACGAAGCAAGTTACTAG